The following proteins are encoded in a genomic region of Gimesia algae:
- a CDS encoding M56 family metallopeptidase produces the protein MPFFGLSPQFGLLVLNIAAASIFVGLVAIFAGRLARSGSLPTRHGMYCVALVLMLISPLVIWGAASLGLGAVPITIGLAVSEAVSASGRSLPVINEELPPVQASESITTNQAEHIAPDRITARPDNQPGMPVAELSGESLPPAVSTELLPSQPRLLRGEVIRGAGAVLVLIWSFVSAWYLVNLVRSLFTIRRLRRSLRPSTDPRVINALHQATPDAGQRVCLTVFESHIVPAPLTLGLWRSAIVIPDGLAETLGEDELTCVLAHEAAHVKRHDTTIAFLQQLAVIGFWWNPLLHMINRRIGQLREQICDDYVVEQRGAGLPLAEAIVKVAEWSVGRNVPVPLTITLLDDTGDMEQRIIRLMKPARPLSIRLNLRSATLVGLFGMLLAAIPLMPVVRAQIVSPETAAPEKVTTQIVEAKPVATDEEPGEWHVRIHAVDAEGKPIPNPQIGVRTGSQKEPDWQTGSPDGKFTLTFSTRKQRYCYLLARASGYAPMRAFWGRSQSQAEEMLPAELTFQMTKAITVGGTVVDQDNEPIANASVLFSAGSQKTNPTQRPENSFYEEKYVTDQQGRWRCDLAPSDISSASLKVSHPDYASQPTTFDQTNQIPELRKLTHSWTLKKGFVITGRVVDTDGEPVTGAILGLGELNTSSQKGPFARTDAAGWYRFERVSPQHELRNDDDPIRFTITILKRGYMPVLESVPGYGKRPLGDSTEQKRVVNFTLKPGVKVKLHVVDTQGQPVSGAWVTLNNWHDTTTLRVLQRYELPAMTDEAGNWEWNNAPPDELISYDLGKSGYAMVQNLRITASDAETKQTVILKEPQLITGNVIDAKTRQPISEFVVGRGFERVAGHPDGLYWTSDLARGKNGVYQMRVTMPGSGRYTYRAQAKGYETAVSKSTRFKPGKTTLNFELQPVPQEPDMRGVNTDSQVKDIVRQNQREADKVKSAVFVPRKNTISGRIVNQQQQGIGGATVALVAFSNMEMQNFSGQGRVIAETVADSLGNYAIQVPAEELKKRNFGAVWAKAKGHVAARSNWSTVISALTEKKRPELVLSATPGTWVEVLDATGAPRAGVRAIPRSIGVPRGVGHPLPIKWEKESTGTTDENGKAHLPHVDPAALKEIVLIPPGGMGSLRYNQNFFLNVRPAEEEPHFKLQLPETGSVKGQLVVAEGFVLPQDLQFRLESVPYRPPGFQHVVDVPIAADGTFSIDKLAVGPIFVPAFLPEDQPLRADVAARIEVKANEETQLKIPVAPGVKVQGRIQKSDTQENVKNYEMTLIYGQSISNRGSRFGGLSFKVVTDAEGRFECIVPPGPINLRMNRIADGYAAVTSWLPREQRGTWGMKFDIPDQESFDLGTIELVKNERITGKVVDLNNRPLVDWRVYGFPKIPNFTQGETMNSMAGVSTNQEGVFKGRYPQTYPPAYWKVSHRVWETKYKFKDMRYVARVISHKPFILQIDTAKVWTEGEPIPYDPIPLSEPVPATKAEDSTGENN, from the coding sequence ATGCCATTCTTTGGATTATCACCTCAATTCGGTTTGCTGGTTCTGAATATTGCGGCCGCTTCAATCTTTGTGGGACTCGTGGCCATTTTCGCGGGACGACTGGCGCGCAGCGGATCGCTGCCGACGCGGCATGGCATGTACTGTGTCGCACTCGTGCTGATGCTTATCAGTCCGCTTGTGATTTGGGGGGCCGCCAGCCTGGGACTGGGAGCGGTGCCAATTACTATTGGATTAGCAGTGTCCGAGGCTGTGTCTGCCTCAGGCCGTTCTCTGCCTGTGATCAATGAGGAACTACCCCCTGTGCAGGCATCGGAGTCAATCACCACAAACCAGGCAGAACACATTGCTCCTGATAGAATCACTGCTCGCCCCGATAATCAACCTGGGATGCCTGTGGCGGAACTCTCTGGTGAGTCTCTACCACCAGCAGTCTCGACGGAATTACTGCCTTCGCAGCCGAGACTCTTAAGAGGCGAAGTGATTCGAGGTGCAGGTGCTGTGCTGGTCCTGATCTGGTCTTTCGTTTCTGCCTGGTATCTGGTGAACTTGGTGCGAAGTCTGTTTACCATTCGTCGGCTGCGGCGTTCCTTGCGACCGTCCACCGATCCACGTGTTATCAATGCTCTGCATCAGGCAACCCCTGATGCGGGACAGCGCGTCTGCCTGACTGTTTTTGAATCGCATATTGTTCCTGCTCCCTTAACCTTGGGGCTCTGGCGTTCGGCGATTGTGATTCCTGATGGACTGGCTGAGACTCTCGGTGAGGATGAGTTAACGTGTGTACTGGCGCATGAAGCAGCTCATGTGAAACGCCATGATACGACAATTGCGTTTCTACAACAGTTAGCCGTGATCGGGTTCTGGTGGAATCCTTTGCTCCATATGATTAATCGCAGGATAGGCCAGTTACGCGAACAGATCTGTGATGACTATGTGGTCGAGCAGCGCGGAGCGGGGTTACCTCTGGCAGAAGCGATCGTCAAAGTTGCGGAATGGTCGGTAGGCAGGAATGTTCCTGTGCCTTTAACGATAACGTTACTCGACGATACGGGGGACATGGAACAACGCATCATACGACTGATGAAACCTGCCCGCCCGCTTTCGATCAGACTCAATCTCCGATCGGCGACGCTGGTCGGATTGTTTGGGATGCTGCTGGCTGCAATACCGCTGATGCCGGTTGTTCGTGCTCAGATTGTCTCGCCGGAAACCGCAGCCCCTGAAAAAGTCACGACACAAATCGTGGAAGCCAAACCGGTCGCCACTGATGAGGAGCCTGGGGAATGGCACGTTCGTATCCATGCAGTCGATGCAGAAGGGAAACCCATCCCGAATCCCCAGATCGGTGTTCGCACTGGTTCTCAAAAAGAACCGGACTGGCAGACGGGAAGCCCTGATGGGAAATTCACTCTGACATTTTCGACGCGGAAACAACGCTATTGTTATCTGCTCGCACGGGCCAGCGGTTATGCGCCCATGCGTGCGTTCTGGGGGAGGAGTCAGAGTCAGGCCGAAGAAATGTTGCCGGCTGAACTCACGTTTCAAATGACAAAGGCGATCACTGTTGGCGGTACGGTTGTGGATCAAGACAACGAGCCCATCGCGAATGCCAGTGTGCTGTTTTCTGCGGGCAGCCAAAAGACGAATCCGACGCAACGACCGGAAAACAGTTTTTACGAAGAGAAATATGTGACTGACCAGCAAGGTCGCTGGCGGTGTGATCTGGCTCCGTCGGACATCAGTAGTGCCTCCCTCAAAGTCTCACACCCTGATTATGCAAGCCAGCCCACTACTTTTGATCAAACGAACCAGATCCCGGAATTACGAAAGCTGACACATTCCTGGACATTGAAGAAAGGCTTTGTCATTACGGGGCGTGTTGTGGACACGGATGGTGAGCCCGTCACAGGAGCCATACTGGGTTTAGGAGAATTAAATACTTCTTCACAAAAAGGACCTTTTGCGCGGACCGACGCAGCAGGCTGGTATCGTTTTGAACGCGTCAGCCCTCAACATGAGCTGCGCAATGATGATGATCCGATCCGCTTCACAATCACGATATTGAAACGGGGATATATGCCGGTCCTGGAATCTGTTCCCGGTTACGGCAAACGTCCACTCGGTGATTCGACTGAACAGAAGCGCGTGGTGAATTTTACGCTGAAGCCCGGCGTGAAGGTCAAGCTGCACGTCGTCGACACACAGGGTCAACCGGTGTCAGGCGCATGGGTGACACTCAATAACTGGCACGATACAACGACATTGCGAGTACTGCAAAGATATGAGTTACCTGCCATGACCGATGAGGCAGGCAACTGGGAGTGGAATAATGCGCCGCCGGATGAGTTAATCAGTTATGACCTGGGAAAAAGTGGATATGCCATGGTACAAAATCTTCGAATCACTGCCAGTGACGCGGAAACGAAACAAACAGTCATACTCAAAGAGCCGCAGCTGATTACAGGAAATGTCATTGATGCGAAGACGAGGCAGCCGATTTCTGAGTTCGTTGTAGGGCGTGGGTTTGAAAGAGTTGCCGGTCATCCGGACGGCCTGTATTGGACCAGTGATTTGGCGAGAGGAAAAAACGGTGTCTATCAAATGCGAGTGACCATGCCTGGCAGCGGACGTTATACCTATCGTGCTCAGGCTAAAGGCTACGAGACAGCCGTCAGTAAGTCCACGCGATTCAAGCCCGGCAAAACAACCCTTAACTTTGAACTGCAGCCTGTCCCTCAAGAACCTGATATGAGAGGTGTCAATACAGACTCTCAAGTGAAAGACATCGTCAGGCAGAATCAACGTGAAGCCGATAAAGTGAAGTCCGCAGTCTTTGTTCCCCGAAAAAACACAATCTCCGGCCGCATCGTGAATCAGCAGCAGCAGGGGATCGGTGGGGCGACGGTAGCGCTGGTCGCTTTCTCCAATATGGAGATGCAAAACTTTTCTGGTCAAGGGCGTGTCATTGCAGAGACAGTTGCGGATTCACTGGGAAATTATGCAATTCAGGTTCCTGCTGAGGAGTTGAAGAAACGAAACTTCGGTGCGGTATGGGCGAAGGCGAAGGGGCATGTTGCGGCCCGCAGCAACTGGTCGACCGTAATTTCTGCTTTGACGGAGAAAAAACGACCGGAGTTGGTGCTGAGCGCAACTCCTGGGACCTGGGTTGAGGTGCTTGACGCGACAGGTGCTCCGCGTGCGGGAGTGCGTGCGATTCCGCGCAGTATTGGAGTGCCTCGTGGTGTAGGCCATCCACTGCCGATAAAATGGGAAAAAGAGTCGACCGGAACCACAGACGAAAATGGGAAAGCCCATTTACCACACGTTGATCCAGCCGCTCTGAAGGAGATTGTACTGATCCCGCCGGGTGGCATGGGTAGCCTGCGATATAACCAGAACTTTTTCCTGAATGTACGCCCTGCGGAAGAGGAGCCGCATTTCAAACTGCAGTTGCCTGAAACCGGCTCAGTGAAGGGGCAATTGGTCGTCGCCGAAGGATTCGTATTACCACAGGATTTACAGTTCCGCTTAGAATCTGTGCCCTACAGACCACCGGGATTTCAACATGTTGTCGACGTTCCGATTGCCGCTGATGGAACGTTCTCTATCGACAAACTGGCCGTTGGTCCGATTTTTGTACCGGCTTTTTTACCCGAGGACCAACCTCTGCGTGCGGATGTAGCTGCTCGAATCGAGGTGAAAGCGAACGAAGAAACTCAGCTCAAAATTCCTGTGGCGCCCGGTGTGAAAGTCCAGGGACGCATTCAAAAATCTGATACGCAGGAGAACGTCAAAAATTACGAGATGACTTTGATTTACGGGCAGTCCATCAGTAACAGAGGATCGCGTTTTGGCGGGTTGAGTTTTAAAGTGGTGACTGATGCTGAAGGACGCTTTGAATGCATCGTTCCGCCGGGCCCCATAAATCTGCGGATGAATCGTATTGCAGATGGTTATGCAGCAGTCACATCCTGGCTGCCACGAGAGCAGCGCGGGACCTGGGGCATGAAGTTTGACATTCCGGACCAGGAGTCATTCGACCTGGGAACGATTGAGCTTGTTAAGAATGAGCGTATTACCGGAAAGGTGGTCGACCTTAATAATCGACCTCTGGTGGACTGGCGCGTTTATGGTTTTCCGAAGATCCCCAATTTCACCCAGGGGGAAACAATGAATTCGATGGCAGGAGTCAGCACTAATCAAGAGGGGGTTTTCAAAGGCCGTTATCCTCAAACGTACCCTCCCGCCTACTGGAAAGTTTCGCATCGGGTCTGGGAGACGAAGTACAAGTTTAAAGATATGAGGTATGTGGCCAGAGTCATCTCTCACAAGCCGTTCATTCTGCAGATAGACACTGCAAAGGTATGGACCGAGGGAGAACCGATTCCCTACGACCCCATCCCCCTGTCAGAACCCGTTCCCGCAACGAAGGCTGAGGATTCTACTGGTGAAAACAATTGA
- a CDS encoding serine/threonine-protein kinase, which yields MVARFHFDVTTLERYLRDQLDDQQQSALIEHVESCEVCLEQIDTLSRQGLSWDDVGEMLRDDELSEFALSADYPGIRPQEDDQTDLLEPTERDDSLGRFARYEILEFLGRGGMGIVLRGLDTALDRQCAIKVLSPRFASSAAARKRFSREAKSAAAVVHPHVVPILTVNEHNGLPYLVMPVVEGKSLQRRIEKYGPLSVIESIRIAAQVADGLSAAHVQGLVHRDIKPENILLENGVERVQITDFGLARAVDDASMTRSGVIAGTPQYMSPEQAHGDSIDHRSDLFSLGSVMYFMLAGRSPFRAETTMGVLNRIGKDTPRSLRSINADVPFWLEEIVTKLLEKPREDRFQSAEEISGLLNQWLAHLQTPDSVPMPVRALPSEGKNSTVLIRKASRPANNQRWLIAGSLSLILLITLIILLIGKVLTPTSVQHQPANETLPAREQDPATQETPGIAEGTGWNSGPSLQDTSNLLDYSDALSQDADRPFQSRPVPDTAKQD from the coding sequence ATGGTGGCACGTTTTCATTTCGACGTAACGACGCTGGAACGCTACCTGCGTGATCAGCTTGACGATCAGCAGCAGAGTGCATTGATCGAACACGTCGAATCATGCGAAGTCTGCCTGGAACAAATTGATACTTTGTCCCGGCAGGGACTGTCATGGGACGATGTGGGAGAAATGCTGCGGGACGATGAACTCTCCGAGTTCGCATTGTCGGCAGACTACCCTGGTATTCGCCCACAGGAAGACGACCAGACAGATTTGCTGGAACCTACCGAGCGTGACGATTCGCTGGGACGTTTCGCGCGTTACGAAATTCTGGAGTTTCTGGGACGAGGCGGCATGGGGATTGTGCTGCGGGGGCTCGATACGGCACTCGATCGCCAATGTGCAATCAAAGTTCTCTCTCCCCGGTTCGCCAGCAGCGCTGCAGCCCGCAAGCGTTTCTCCCGAGAGGCAAAGAGCGCCGCAGCGGTGGTGCATCCGCACGTTGTGCCGATTTTAACTGTCAACGAACATAATGGACTGCCGTATCTGGTGATGCCTGTCGTGGAAGGGAAAAGTCTGCAACGACGCATTGAGAAATACGGGCCACTGTCTGTCATTGAATCCATACGAATTGCTGCACAGGTCGCCGACGGGCTCTCAGCTGCGCACGTCCAGGGACTGGTTCATCGAGATATAAAGCCGGAGAACATCCTTCTGGAGAATGGTGTCGAACGGGTTCAGATCACAGACTTTGGTCTGGCACGCGCGGTCGATGATGCCAGTATGACCCGCAGTGGTGTGATCGCGGGTACGCCTCAATACATGTCGCCGGAACAGGCTCACGGTGATTCGATCGACCATCGCAGTGATCTTTTTTCGCTCGGCAGCGTGATGTACTTCATGCTCGCAGGTCGCAGCCCGTTTCGCGCCGAAACGACGATGGGCGTGTTAAATCGTATTGGAAAAGACACTCCACGCAGTTTAAGGAGCATCAACGCCGATGTGCCCTTCTGGCTCGAAGAGATCGTGACGAAGTTACTTGAAAAACCTCGCGAAGACCGTTTTCAATCCGCCGAAGAAATATCCGGCTTACTGAATCAATGGCTGGCGCATCTGCAAACACCCGACTCAGTTCCGATGCCGGTAAGAGCACTTCCGTCTGAGGGAAAGAACAGCACGGTTTTGATCAGGAAGGCATCGCGTCCCGCAAACAACCAGCGCTGGCTGATTGCCGGTAGCTTAAGTCTGATCCTGCTGATAACGCTGATCATTCTTCTAATCGGCAAAGTCCTGACGCCGACTTCCGTTCAGCATCAGCCAGCCAACGAAACGCTTCCTGCGCGAGAACAGGACCCCGCGACACAGGAAACGCCTGGGATTGCAGAGGGAACCGGATGGAATTCAGGACCGTCACTGCAGGACACATCCAACCTGCTTGACTATTCCGACGCGCTCTCTCAAGACGCAGATCGTCCTTTCCAGAGCAGACCAGTGCCAGACACAGCAAAACAGGATTGA
- a CDS encoding BlaI/MecI/CopY family transcriptional regulator: MTNAEGTLTAAQYQILEVIWSGPDAGATVTQIWQAICHQREVTRTTVLNQVDRLEKRGWLRRKKHDDGYRYVATQSREQAAREITAEFVDSYFAGSASELLMSLLGTKKLKPAEIARLRKLLNSNSTDRKKQ; encoded by the coding sequence ATGACGAATGCCGAGGGGACGCTTACGGCGGCTCAATACCAAATACTGGAAGTAATCTGGAGCGGACCGGACGCCGGTGCGACCGTGACACAGATCTGGCAAGCGATTTGCCACCAGCGCGAGGTGACGCGGACGACGGTTTTGAATCAAGTTGATCGTCTGGAGAAACGTGGCTGGTTGCGACGGAAGAAACACGACGATGGTTATCGTTATGTGGCGACACAGAGTCGCGAACAGGCAGCGCGCGAAATCACGGCCGAGTTTGTGGACTCGTACTTTGCCGGTTCGGCCAGTGAACTGCTGATGAGTTTGCTGGGCACGAAGAAGCTGAAGCCAGCCGAGATTGCAAGGCTGCGTAAATTGCTCAATTCGAATTCAACAGACCGTAAGAAACAATAA
- a CDS encoding RNA polymerase sigma factor → MSLIARLQHPTEDAAWDEFNGIYRPLIVRVARMRGLQYADAEDLSQDVLTAVRKSIERFDPHAAGSFRGWLRTITRNLVINHLTRFKGPVGSGDSKVLEMLQQIPACDEPTATLFDMELRRVRFRAAAEELKTEFKDPIWLSFWLTTVEGHSIADVAQQLDKSPGSVRTARCRVLARLRDKVRQFEE, encoded by the coding sequence GTGTCGCTGATTGCAAGACTACAGCATCCCACGGAGGATGCTGCCTGGGATGAATTCAACGGCATCTATCGACCGCTGATCGTGCGAGTTGCTCGTATGAGAGGTTTACAGTACGCCGACGCAGAAGATCTGTCTCAGGACGTATTGACCGCCGTCCGCAAATCAATCGAACGCTTCGACCCGCATGCCGCTGGTTCCTTTCGAGGCTGGCTGAGAACGATTACCCGGAATCTGGTGATCAACCATTTGACACGTTTCAAAGGCCCCGTTGGCTCGGGCGACAGTAAGGTACTGGAAATGCTGCAACAGATTCCTGCGTGTGATGAACCCACGGCAACACTGTTTGATATGGAATTGCGGCGGGTGCGGTTTCGTGCGGCGGCTGAGGAATTGAAGACTGAGTTTAAAGATCCCATCTGGCTTTCCTTCTGGCTGACGACAGTGGAGGGACATTCGATTGCTGACGTCGCACAGCAGTTGGATAAATCGCCAGGATCGGTACGTACGGCCCGCTGTCGTGTTCTGGCCCGGTTACGCGATAAAGTACGCCAATTCGAAGAATAA
- a CDS encoding LamG-like jellyroll fold domain-containing protein, whose amino-acid sequence MNRPCFIVLLLICSALQVAGNATLSAETITQNWQADYSGSDTNGPTVIGHWQFKQGAETVDSGRLGLTGTLDGAVPATAGKFGGGLESFPGWPIDDKHHALMITDHPELSPPGAFTVEMWIKPKAQLREASLTYLIDKKYASKHDYQWLLSPPNPAGRRRMNVVLGFGEETETFVTDFLSFEQDVWQHVAFSYDGAGTVRFYQNGSSVGNVTRPGRHGIAAGKLPLSIGDRIGSNYGGFPGFIDEVRISSGALEFNPLTISLTVDRSVWRRFESSPKIQVTVRNQQQTSLGGAKLRLLGPGWMEREIDLPELPAEGKYTEQVSFDTSLRPDDYILLGQVSVGGDYPMSREESLLLKLVPRRVPGRMPVLMWGIGSPGEFEKELPRLQDLGFNHCLGFSTSPQKVWDAGKPVPTDGPATINAVRGMLDSALANDFDIAASLYAGHFLKARKELSRVDRNGQPYQRHDCNASLPGLQEFSENYGRSVGEMYGDHPALAAALINSEVRDSTHVSFSKSDFARYREFSGEEIPAEVTDKIGPRWHTIPDFPKNRVLPDDDRLLKFYRWFWTVGDGWNPLHTALHRGLKADGRDRIWTFYDPAIRAPSIGGSGGEVDVISQWTYTEPSALRVGYFCDEVFAMAAASDKPQDVMKMTQLFWYRSSSAPKKTGKEFIASPFDDHDPDAAYISIAPTHLRSAFWSKIARPVTGLMYHGWSSLVPTDGTHAYKYTQPDLQTEFKRLHREILEPLGPTLLKVPDRQADVAYLDSFTSQIFAGRGSYGYYHDEAYLTLLHAQLQPEVIFEETLLKKGLDQYKLLVLADCDVLTRSVVEKILAFQKRGGIVIGDPNLTPAIKADIVLPKFVRSKRTQEDQKTILQHAAQLKSALAGRYEWYSQSTTPEIVTRTRSAGISDYVFVVNDRREFGTYVGQHGLVMEDGLPAEGKLTLLRDGGHVYDLQANREIPAQNAEHKVSWPVQLGPCEGRVFLVTPTPIAAVKITGAQSTPAGKPLELLVSVLDSKSKTIPAVIPLEVKITDPAGRVAEFSGYYGAEQGQLPLKLDIASNDRPGMWKVHVRELASGQTGVFYFRVQNTAEINAK is encoded by the coding sequence ATGAACCGTCCCTGTTTTATTGTTCTACTACTGATCTGTTCTGCTCTCCAGGTTGCGGGAAATGCTACCCTGTCAGCAGAGACCATCACTCAAAACTGGCAGGCCGATTACTCTGGCAGCGATACGAACGGGCCGACGGTCATTGGTCACTGGCAATTCAAACAGGGGGCCGAAACGGTTGATTCCGGGCGTCTTGGCCTTACCGGAACACTGGATGGCGCGGTGCCCGCGACCGCTGGAAAATTTGGGGGAGGCCTGGAGTCATTCCCAGGCTGGCCCATTGATGATAAACATCATGCGCTCATGATTACAGATCATCCGGAGCTGAGTCCCCCCGGTGCCTTCACCGTAGAAATGTGGATCAAGCCAAAGGCGCAGTTACGCGAGGCCAGCCTGACCTATCTGATCGATAAGAAATACGCCTCAAAGCATGACTACCAGTGGTTATTGAGTCCACCCAACCCTGCCGGTCGAAGGCGGATGAATGTGGTGCTGGGCTTTGGAGAAGAGACAGAAACCTTTGTCACCGATTTTCTCAGCTTTGAACAGGACGTCTGGCAACATGTGGCGTTCAGCTACGATGGAGCGGGTACGGTTCGCTTTTATCAAAATGGATCCTCCGTCGGAAATGTCACCCGACCTGGCCGACACGGAATCGCCGCCGGTAAACTTCCCTTAAGTATTGGAGATCGGATCGGCAGTAACTACGGCGGTTTTCCCGGCTTCATCGATGAGGTGCGCATCAGCTCGGGGGCGCTCGAATTCAATCCCCTGACCATTTCGCTGACCGTTGACCGGAGTGTCTGGCGCCGCTTTGAATCCTCACCAAAGATTCAAGTCACCGTCCGCAACCAGCAGCAGACATCGTTGGGTGGCGCGAAACTGCGATTGCTCGGCCCGGGCTGGATGGAGCGCGAGATTGACCTGCCGGAACTGCCCGCTGAGGGAAAGTATACCGAACAGGTTTCTTTCGACACTTCTCTGCGGCCCGATGATTACATTCTCCTGGGACAGGTCAGTGTCGGAGGCGACTACCCGATGTCGCGCGAAGAGAGCCTGTTACTCAAACTGGTACCGCGAAGAGTACCGGGACGCATGCCTGTCTTGATGTGGGGCATTGGCAGTCCTGGTGAATTCGAAAAAGAACTGCCGCGCCTGCAGGATCTGGGTTTTAACCATTGCCTCGGTTTTTCGACATCACCACAAAAAGTCTGGGACGCCGGCAAACCGGTGCCGACAGATGGTCCAGCAACGATCAATGCCGTCAGGGGCATGCTCGATTCAGCCCTGGCGAATGATTTTGATATCGCTGCTTCACTCTATGCAGGCCACTTTTTAAAAGCTCGTAAAGAGTTGAGCCGAGTCGATCGAAACGGTCAGCCTTATCAACGGCACGATTGCAACGCATCCTTGCCCGGGCTGCAGGAGTTCTCAGAAAACTATGGCCGCAGTGTGGGGGAGATGTATGGTGACCATCCCGCTTTAGCAGCAGCACTCATCAACAGTGAAGTTCGCGACAGTACACACGTCAGTTTTTCCAAGAGTGATTTTGCACGTTATCGTGAATTCTCTGGCGAAGAGATTCCGGCAGAGGTGACTGATAAAATCGGGCCACGCTGGCATACCATCCCCGATTTCCCCAAAAACCGGGTGCTGCCCGATGATGATCGGTTGCTGAAGTTTTATCGCTGGTTCTGGACCGTCGGTGATGGCTGGAATCCGTTACACACCGCGCTGCACCGTGGCTTGAAAGCCGACGGGCGAGATCGGATCTGGACATTTTATGATCCTGCGATTCGTGCTCCCAGTATCGGCGGCTCAGGCGGAGAGGTGGATGTGATCAGCCAGTGGACCTATACCGAACCTTCGGCATTACGCGTGGGCTATTTTTGTGATGAAGTCTTTGCGATGGCAGCCGCTTCAGACAAACCACAGGATGTCATGAAAATGACACAACTGTTCTGGTACCGCTCTTCCAGCGCGCCAAAGAAAACCGGCAAAGAATTTATCGCCTCCCCGTTTGATGATCATGATCCCGATGCCGCTTATATTTCCATCGCACCCACACATTTACGCAGCGCTTTCTGGAGCAAAATTGCACGACCCGTAACAGGCCTGATGTATCACGGCTGGTCCTCCCTGGTGCCCACCGATGGCACACATGCCTACAAATACACGCAGCCCGATCTGCAGACGGAATTCAAACGCCTGCATCGGGAAATCCTGGAGCCGCTGGGACCGACGCTGTTAAAAGTCCCCGACCGTCAGGCTGATGTCGCGTACCTCGACAGCTTCACATCGCAAATATTCGCAGGCCGCGGGAGTTACGGGTATTACCATGACGAAGCATACCTGACGCTCCTGCATGCACAGTTGCAGCCCGAAGTGATTTTTGAAGAGACACTGCTCAAGAAAGGGCTGGACCAATACAAGCTGCTTGTACTGGCTGACTGTGATGTGCTGACCCGCTCCGTCGTAGAAAAGATCCTGGCCTTTCAGAAACGGGGAGGCATCGTCATTGGCGACCCCAATTTGACACCGGCGATCAAAGCGGACATCGTGCTGCCGAAATTTGTACGTTCCAAACGGACACAGGAAGATCAGAAGACCATTCTGCAGCATGCAGCGCAGTTAAAATCCGCTTTGGCAGGACGGTATGAATGGTATTCGCAGTCTACGACTCCCGAGATCGTGACCAGAACCCGCTCGGCTGGAATCAGTGATTATGTATTCGTGGTCAATGATCGACGCGAATTTGGAACGTATGTGGGACAGCATGGCCTGGTGATGGAAGATGGCCTGCCAGCAGAAGGTAAACTCACTTTATTACGCGACGGTGGTCACGTTTATGATTTACAGGCAAACCGGGAAATCCCGGCTCAGAATGCAGAACACAAGGTAAGCTGGCCCGTGCAACTGGGCCCCTGCGAAGGAAGAGTGTTTCTGGTGACTCCCACTCCAATCGCTGCAGTGAAAATCACCGGCGCTCAAAGCACGCCAGCCGGAAAGCCGCTCGAGTTGCTGGTGTCGGTACTTGATAGCAAATCAAAAACCATCCCTGCTGTGATTCCATTGGAAGTAAAGATCACCGATCCCGCCGGCAGGGTCGCCGAATTCAGCGGATATTACGGAGCCGAACAGGGACAACTGCCTTTAAAGCTCGACATTGCCAGCAACGATCGGCCCGGGATGTGGAAAGTTCACGTCCGGGAACTGGCCTCGGGACAGACAGGCGTGTTTTATTTTCGTGTGCAAAACACAGCAGAAATCAATGCCAAATGA